From Enhydrobacter sp., the proteins below share one genomic window:
- a CDS encoding phytanoyl-CoA dioxygenase family protein, whose translation MAFSNTNWQELIGDGYTVVSRGVDARLLRRAQVTAAQINAVHPEGGWERSRNESWREIRDCRHPDFVALVEGALDPLAAEILETVHAPERIQLASTMPGFATKGIVGRHFHIDGGQAPSLAAFNALFGVALTDVESDTVGGFHVLPGSHHRFATLFAGQPAGEVNWGEVKIAGQKALLDEARMVVPRLAAGDVIVAHSFLAHGTSMNTCGVRRDMIFQRRAALQLCDPPMRDAARDAFMRDPWLFFRRRA comes from the coding sequence ATGGCCTTTTCGAACACGAACTGGCAGGAGCTCATCGGCGACGGCTACACCGTCGTTTCCCGCGGTGTCGACGCCCGCCTGTTGCGTCGCGCGCAAGTGACGGCGGCGCAGATCAACGCGGTCCATCCCGAGGGCGGCTGGGAGCGCAGCAGGAACGAATCGTGGAGAGAGATCCGCGACTGCCGGCACCCCGACTTCGTGGCACTCGTCGAAGGCGCCCTCGATCCGCTGGCGGCCGAGATCCTGGAAACCGTGCACGCGCCCGAGCGCATCCAGCTCGCCTCGACCATGCCGGGCTTCGCGACCAAGGGCATCGTCGGCCGGCACTTCCATATCGACGGCGGCCAGGCGCCGTCGCTCGCCGCGTTCAACGCGTTGTTCGGCGTCGCGTTGACCGACGTCGAATCCGATACGGTGGGAGGCTTTCATGTCCTGCCCGGATCGCATCACCGCTTCGCCACGTTGTTCGCAGGGCAACCGGCCGGCGAGGTGAATTGGGGCGAAGTGAAGATCGCGGGCCAGAAAGCGCTGCTCGACGAGGCCCGGATGGTCGTACCGAGACTCGCGGCCGGCGACGTCATCGTCGCCCACAGCTTTCTCGCGCACGGCACGTCGATGAACACCTGTGGCGTCAGGCGCGACATGATCTTCCAGCGGCGCGCCGCTTTGCAGCTTTGCGATCCGCCGATGCGCGACGCCGCGCGCGATGCGTTCATGCGCGACCCGTGGTTGTTCTTCCGACGCCGCGCTTGA
- a CDS encoding zinc-binding dehydrogenase, producing MTTGLQLRSLITKSGDLELSLARIEVPEPGADQVVVKVEATPINPSDLGLLLGPADPTTLTASGSGDGIKVTGKVSGASLPFLAARLGQAMPVGNEGAGTVIKAGSSEAAQALMGKKVSMIGGAMYAQYRLLKATDCQPLPAGTSAAEGASWFVNPLTALGMTETMKREGHKALVHTAAASNLGQMLVKICLKDGIGLVNVVRSAEQAKLLKGIGAKHVVDSSAPGFMDDLVQALVETGATIAFDAIGGGKLASQILTAMEIALNKTAKEYSRYGSTTHKQVYIYGSLNTGPVELVRNYGMAWGVGGWLLTPFLQKIGRPDQVRLRERVVGELKTTFASHYTRTVSLAEALDPKNIAAYAKRATGEKFLIDPSRT from the coding sequence ATGACCACCGGTCTGCAGCTTCGTTCGCTCATCACCAAGAGCGGCGACCTCGAACTGTCGCTCGCCAGGATCGAGGTGCCCGAGCCCGGCGCCGATCAGGTCGTGGTCAAGGTCGAGGCGACGCCGATCAATCCGTCGGACCTCGGCCTGCTCCTGGGCCCCGCCGATCCGACGACACTCACGGCGTCCGGCAGCGGCGACGGCATCAAAGTGACCGGCAAGGTCTCCGGGGCTTCCCTGCCCTTCCTCGCCGCGCGGCTCGGCCAGGCAATGCCGGTCGGCAACGAGGGCGCAGGCACCGTCATCAAGGCCGGCAGCTCGGAAGCGGCGCAGGCGCTGATGGGCAAGAAGGTGTCGATGATCGGCGGCGCAATGTACGCGCAGTACCGCCTGCTCAAGGCCACCGACTGCCAGCCTCTGCCGGCCGGCACCAGCGCGGCGGAGGGGGCGTCGTGGTTCGTGAACCCGCTGACGGCGCTCGGCATGACCGAGACGATGAAGCGCGAGGGCCACAAGGCGCTGGTGCATACCGCGGCCGCCTCGAACCTCGGCCAGATGCTGGTGAAGATCTGCCTCAAGGACGGCATCGGCCTGGTCAACGTGGTGCGGAGCGCCGAGCAGGCCAAGCTGCTGAAGGGCATCGGCGCCAAGCATGTCGTCGATTCGAGCGCACCCGGATTCATGGACGATCTCGTCCAGGCGCTGGTCGAGACCGGCGCCACCATCGCCTTCGACGCGATCGGCGGCGGCAAGCTCGCCAGCCAGATCCTGACGGCGATGGAGATCGCGCTGAACAAGACGGCGAAGGAATACAGCCGCTACGGCTCGACCACGCACAAGCAGGTCTACATCTACGGCAGCCTGAACACCGGGCCGGTCGAGCTGGTGCGCAACTACGGCATGGCGTGGGGCGTCGGCGGCTGGCTGCTCACGCCCTTCCTGCAGAAGATCGGCCGACCCGACCAGGTGCGCCTGCGCGAGCGCGTGGTCGGCGAACTCAAGACCACGTTCGCCAGCCACTACACCCGGACGGTGTCGCTCGCCGAGGCGCTCGATCCGAAGAACATTGCCGCCTACGCCAAGCGGGCGACCGGCGAGAAGTTCCTGATCGATCCGAGCAGGACCTAG